From a single Podarcis raffonei isolate rPodRaf1 chromosome 10, rPodRaf1.pri, whole genome shotgun sequence genomic region:
- the ERGIC2 gene encoding endoplasmic reticulum-Golgi intermediate compartment protein 2 isoform X1 — translation MRRLNRKKTLNLMKELDAFPKVPESYIETTATGGTVSLIAFTTMALLTIMEFMVYRDTWMKYEYEVDKDFTSKLRINIDITVAMKCQYIGADVLDLAETMVSSADGLVYEPVIFELSPLQREWQRMLQIIQSRLQEEHSLQDIIFKSALKSASTALPPREDKSLQPPDACRIHGQLYVNKVAGNFHITVGKAIPHPRGHAHLAALVSHESYNFSHRIDHLSFGELITGVINPLDGTEKIASDHNQMFQYFITVVPTKLHTYKIAAETHQFSVTERERVINHAAGSHGVSGIFMKYDISSLMVTVTEEHMPFWQFLVRLCGIIGGIFSTTGILHGIGGFIVEIICCRFRLGSHKSTSVPIPDGHLNNHVPLVTEDAMQ, via the exons TTTCTTTAATAGCGTTTACAACGATGGCTCTCTTAACCATAATGGAGTTTATGGTCTATCGAGACACCTGGATGAAATATGAATATGAAGTAGATAAAGATTTTACAAG CAAATTAAGAATCAATATAGACATTACTGTCGCAATGAAGTGTCAGT ATATTGGGGCCGACGTTCTAGATCTGGCAGAAACAATGGTATCCTCTGCGGATGGATTAGTTTACGAGCCA GTAATATTTGAGCTCAGTCCTTTGCAAAGAGAGTGGCAAAG GATGCTGCAGATAATTCAGAGCAGGCTGCAGGAAGAACACTCCCTCCAAGACATAATATTTAAAAGTGCTCTAAAAAGTGCATCGACGGCACTACCACCAAG GGAAGACAAGTCATTGCAACCTCCAGATGCCTGCAGAATTCACGGGCAGCTGTATGTTAATAAAGTCGCAGGGAACTTTCACATAACTGTGGGCAA gGCAATTCCCCACCCAAGAGGCCATGCACACTTGGCAGCCCTCGTGAGCCATGAAT CGTACAACTTCTCCCACAGGATAGATCACTTGTCTTTTGGAGAGCTCATCACAGGGGTTATCAATCCTTTAGATGGCACTGAAAAGATTGCATCAGATC ACAACCAGATGTTCCAGTACTTTATCACTGTTGTGCCAACGAAACTTCATACGTATAAAATCGCAGCGGAAACCCATCAGTTTTCAGTAACAGAAAGG GAAAGAGTGATAAACCACGCGGCAGGCAGTCATGGAGTGTCCGGGATTTTCATGAAATACGACATCAGTTCCCTTATGGTGACGGTGACAGAAGAACACATGCCCTTTTGGCAGTTTTTAGTGAGGCTTTGTGGCATCATTGGAGGAATCTTTTCAACGACAG GAATTTTACACGGCATTGGGGGATTCATAGTGGAAATCATCTGCTGTCGTTTCAGACTGGGCTCTCATAAATCTACATCT GTCCCAATCCCAGATGGCCACCTAAACAACCACGTACCTCTGGTGACAGAAGACGCTATGCAGTAG